In the genome of Fusobacterium necrogenes, one region contains:
- a CDS encoding D-Ala-D-Ala carboxypeptidase family metallohydrolase — translation MKIKKNFLFFLVLFLISACSSVNINRNEKISRYFTMGEAIHSNTAIKKKIKNFPNWEERTNIRYTAKRLDEVRKILGRPVIVSSWFRNKKLNKAVGGSSSSSHRKGMAVDIILKKGQAGKREFNKIKANLKSFDQLIYYTKRGHLHIGFKQYKLLERKQVMIR, via the coding sequence ATGAAAATAAAAAAAAATTTCCTATTTTTTCTTGTTCTTTTTCTAATATCGGCTTGTTCTTCAGTTAATATTAATAGAAATGAAAAAATATCTCGTTATTTTACTATGGGAGAAGCTATCCATAGCAATACAGCCATTAAAAAGAAAATAAAAAATTTTCCTAATTGGGAAGAACGAACAAATATAAGATATACAGCAAAGAGATTAGATGAAGTAAGAAAAATCTTAGGACGTCCTGTTATTGTGAGTAGTTGGTTTAGGAATAAAAAACTTAATAAAGCAGTAGGAGGTTCATCCTCATCTAGCCATAGAAAAGGTATGGCTGTAGATATTATTCTAAAAAAAGGTCAAGCTGGAAAGAGAGAATTTAATAAAATAAAAGCTAATCTTAAAAGTTTTGATCAACTAATTTATTATACAAAACGTGGACATTTGCATATAGGATTTAAGCAATATAAATTATTAGAAAGAAAACAAGTTATGATTAGATAG
- a CDS encoding NUDIX hydrolase, whose translation MDKYEELEKKEIFKNEHIQVYSKKLKLPNEKIVNWTFTGKKDAVGIVAVFEDNSILLVKQYRPAVKMTTLEIPAGLLEEGEAPIEAALRELEEETGYKAQKIEKICEYYMSPAISEGKFFLFYAEELIKTEQHLDEEEFIDIVKLNLEDLDINSLSDGKSIIAVEYAKKKREIKL comes from the coding sequence ATGGACAAATATGAGGAGCTAGAAAAAAAAGAGATATTTAAAAATGAACATATTCAAGTATATAGTAAAAAACTAAAACTTCCTAATGAAAAAATTGTAAATTGGACTTTTACTGGTAAAAAAGATGCTGTTGGTATAGTAGCTGTATTTGAAGATAACTCTATACTTTTAGTTAAACAATATAGACCCGCTGTAAAGATGACTACACTTGAAATTCCAGCTGGACTTTTAGAAGAAGGAGAAGCTCCTATTGAAGCTGCACTTAGAGAGCTCGAAGAAGAAACAGGATACAAAGCTCAGAAAATAGAAAAAATTTGTGAATATTATATGAGCCCAGCTATCTCTGAAGGAAAATTTTTTCTATTTTATGCAGAAGAGCTAATTAAAACAGAGCAACATCTTGATGAAGAAGAATTTATAGATATAGTAAAATTAAACTTAGAAGATTTAGATATAAATTCACTTTCAGATGGTAAAAGTATAATTGCTGTAGAATATGCAAAAAAAAAGAGGGAAATCAAACTATGA
- a CDS encoding TrmH family RNA methyltransferase, giving the protein MEIINSLDNNTLKKIKKLKQKKYREEEKKFLAEGKKFLDFNYPTELIILKEGCENIEDISTKLINFDCRKLVVNEKLFKELSSQENSQGVIIVYPYCNSDITNLQNNIIILDRIQDPGNLGTIIRVADASGFKDIILTKGSVDCYNEKCVRSSMGSIFNMNIIYMEEETLLRYLKENNYKLHVTALESNSIEYTKMKLDNKNAIIFGSEGNGVSKTFLKSANEIIIIPIYGSAESLNVAIASGIILYKIKELSLNKELKYGQI; this is encoded by the coding sequence GTGGAAATTATAAATAGCTTAGATAACAATACTTTAAAAAAAATTAAAAAACTAAAGCAAAAAAAATATAGAGAAGAAGAAAAGAAATTTTTAGCTGAAGGTAAAAAATTTTTAGATTTTAACTATCCAACTGAATTAATAATACTTAAAGAAGGTTGTGAAAATATAGAAGATATCTCAACTAAACTTATTAATTTTGATTGTAGAAAATTAGTAGTAAATGAGAAACTATTTAAAGAATTAAGCTCTCAAGAAAATTCTCAAGGTGTTATTATTGTATATCCATACTGTAATAGCGACATAACAAATTTACAAAATAATATCATAATATTAGATAGAATACAAGATCCAGGAAATTTGGGAACAATTATACGTGTAGCTGATGCCTCTGGATTTAAAGATATTATTCTTACAAAAGGAAGTGTAGATTGCTACAATGAAAAATGTGTTAGAAGCAGTATGGGATCAATTTTTAATATGAATATTATATATATGGAAGAAGAAACACTCTTAAGGTACTTAAAAGAGAATAACTATAAGTTACATGTTACAGCTTTAGAAAGTAACTCTATTGAATATACTAAAATGAAATTAGATAATAAAAATGCTATAATTTTTGGCAGTGAAGGCAATGGAGTAAGTAAAACTTTTTTAAAGTCTGCTAATGAAATTATAATAATACCAATATATGGCTCTGCCGAATCTCTCAATGTAGCTATTGCTTCTGGTATTATTCTCTATAAAATAAAAGAACTTAGCTTAAATAAGGAGTTGAAGTATGGACAAATATGA
- a CDS encoding AarF/UbiB family protein, with protein MLSSKFIKFMRALKMENNEKLSTILELGRIGVRISEEYSTRIDLLEIDQCLYLSDFQTPQLEKSEKHLLNLVKTKDPLFSLMEYYDNYPYSYSDISCIFKGCLKTGVEISIKGINPTSKNNYFKNLHKLKTSLKHRKIFMPWLNQKYKVNDILDKLDEYSQEKFSLRNEIRFTKIMQESLNIYTDVEFLKRMRVPKIYSYLSSDNLIVTEYIYGTYFYELLEYKRLLYKDVLDLIKIQLFFIFKIGIFHNNLHSGNLILSDEGKIYFLDCNTISILKLELRSVLYNILRCLVEKKYKSAVFFLNSISNQKLSEEELGKLVKNIEFIRLSEISKKVPVIAKVMLAFKEAINIGMNFDEEIYPIFKSFIYLEKLAQKTKNKNTIFSDDLSQILEELEVIINQSN; from the coding sequence ATGTTATCATCTAAATTTATAAAGTTTATGAGAGCTTTAAAAATGGAAAATAATGAAAAGCTTTCTACTATATTGGAGTTAGGAAGAATTGGAGTTCGTATATCTGAGGAATATTCAACTAGAATTGATTTGTTAGAGATAGACCAATGCTTATATCTTTCAGATTTTCAAACTCCACAATTAGAAAAATCCGAAAAACACCTTTTAAACTTAGTAAAGACTAAAGATCCGCTTTTTTCTTTGATGGAATATTATGATAACTATCCATATTCATATTCTGATATTAGTTGCATATTTAAAGGATGTTTGAAAACTGGTGTAGAAATATCTATAAAAGGTATAAATCCGACTTCTAAAAATAATTATTTCAAAAATTTGCATAAATTAAAAACATCACTAAAACATAGAAAAATTTTTATGCCTTGGTTAAATCAAAAGTATAAAGTGAATGATATTTTAGATAAACTAGATGAATATAGTCAAGAAAAATTTAGCTTGAGAAATGAGATAAGGTTTACAAAAATAATGCAAGAAAGTTTAAATATTTACACGGATGTAGAATTCTTAAAAAGGATGAGAGTTCCCAAAATATATTCCTACTTATCATCAGATAATTTAATAGTTACAGAGTATATTTATGGTACATATTTTTACGAACTATTAGAGTATAAGAGATTACTATATAAAGATGTTTTAGATTTAATAAAGATACAATTATTTTTTATCTTTAAAATAGGAATATTTCATAATAACTTACATTCTGGAAATTTGATATTAAGTGACGAGGGAAAGATATATTTTTTAGATTGTAATACAATATCAATTTTAAAACTGGAATTAAGGAGTGTTTTATATAATATTTTGAGATGTTTAGTTGAAAAAAAGTATAAGAGTGCAGTATTTTTCTTAAATTCTATTTCAAATCAAAAGTTATCAGAGGAAGAACTAGGAAAATTAGTCAAGAATATAGAGTTTATACGGTTATCAGAGATTTCAAAAAAAGTCCCTGTAATAGCAAAAGTTATGCTTGCTTTTAAAGAGGCTATAAATATTGGAATGAACTTTGATGAAGAGATTTATCCAATTTTTAAATCCTTCATATATTTGGAGAAATTAGCTCAAAAAACAAAGAATAAAAATACTATATTTAGTGATGACTTAAGTCAAATATTAGAAGAGTTAGAAGTTATAATTAATCAGAGTAATTAA
- a CDS encoding extracellular solute-binding protein — MKKILVAITLAMAVISCRGKEENKNILYVYGWANTIPQTIYDDFERETGIKVVEDIYSSNEEMFTKLKAGGDGYDIVMPSADYVEIMMKEGMIEKLDKTKLPNYNNLDPLVLEKLHHFDPKNDYEVPYLIGATIIAVNKKYVSEYPKDYSIYEMNNLRGRMTLLDDMREVMTSALGMLGYPQTVSDEKIIAQAAELVKTWKRNIAKFDSESFGKGFASGDFWVVQGYPDNIFKELDEKDRANVEMIIPEKGGTAYVDSFVLLQTAANKENAYKFLEYTLRAEVAAKIADALETPSVNLQARELMKIKPLFEISDLKNIQVLRDINTTLDLQNKYWQEILIAE; from the coding sequence ATGAAAAAAATATTGGTAGCAATTACTTTAGCTATGGCTGTTATAAGTTGTAGAGGAAAGGAAGAGAATAAAAATATATTATATGTATATGGTTGGGCTAATACTATTCCACAAACCATATATGATGATTTTGAAAGAGAAACTGGAATAAAAGTGGTGGAAGATATTTATTCATCTAATGAAGAAATGTTTACAAAATTAAAGGCTGGAGGAGATGGTTATGATATAGTTATGCCATCCGCAGATTATGTTGAAATAATGATGAAAGAGGGGATGATTGAAAAATTAGATAAGACTAAGTTACCAAATTATAATAACCTTGATCCATTGGTGTTAGAAAAATTACATCATTTTGATCCTAAAAATGATTATGAAGTTCCATATTTAATTGGTGCTACAATTATAGCTGTAAATAAAAAATATGTTTCCGAGTATCCAAAAGATTATTCAATATATGAAATGAATAATTTGAGAGGAAGGATGACTTTACTTGATGATATGAGAGAAGTAATGACATCAGCTTTAGGAATGTTAGGATATCCACAGACAGTTAGTGATGAAAAGATAATAGCACAAGCAGCTGAATTGGTGAAGACTTGGAAAAGAAATATTGCAAAATTTGATTCCGAATCTTTTGGAAAAGGTTTTGCTAGTGGAGATTTTTGGGTGGTGCAAGGTTATCCTGATAATATTTTTAAAGAGCTAGATGAAAAGGATAGAGCAAATGTAGAGATGATAATTCCAGAAAAAGGTGGAACAGCTTATGTTGATTCATTTGTTCTCTTACAAACAGCAGCTAATAAAGAGAATGCATATAAATTTTTAGAATATACTCTAAGAGCAGAAGTAGCAGCTAAGATAGCTGATGCTTTAGAAACTCCATCTGTAAATCTTCAAGCAAGAGAATTAATGAAAATAAAACCTTTATTTGAAATTTCTGATTTGAAAAATATTCAAGTATTAAGAGATATAAATACAACTTTAGATTTACAAAATAAGTATTGGCAGGAGATATTAATCGCTGAATAA
- the dnaN gene encoding DNA polymerase III subunit beta, translating to MKFSIMREEFISVLSEYINILKENPIKPIVSGLKICAKGKKVIFIGTNLEIEHVKKIKADIEEEGEVVIKPFLLLEYIKLLEEEKLEFSSENGFIIVHRAEFSILEGENYPTIPELKSNVLLKIVGNHFVQLLDKAKFAASQSTDNIQINCVRAVFKKDELNLVSTDSYRLLFLKERVECEESREISIPMESVNTLCKLLKDCYEEINIGYNGEKLIITWKNSYFSSKTIGLQYPDFKTILRISAFEKRMEFNRDELRSAIKRVITVAKTSLDAKFGAIFTFAGKMMLINAVSGKAKINQKVNMLKDGEDFKASLNCKFLSEYIDNISGNVIISGNNASSMFEIKEAENDDYIYILMPLALRD from the coding sequence ATGAAATTTTCTATAATGAGAGAAGAGTTTATCTCTGTACTTTCTGAATATATAAATATATTAAAGGAAAATCCTATAAAACCAATTGTTTCTGGCTTAAAAATTTGTGCTAAAGGGAAGAAAGTAATCTTTATAGGGACAAATTTAGAAATAGAGCATGTAAAAAAAATTAAAGCAGATATTGAAGAGGAGGGGGAAGTTGTAATAAAACCTTTCTTACTTCTTGAGTATATTAAACTATTAGAAGAAGAAAAACTTGAATTTTCTAGTGAAAATGGGTTTATTATAGTTCATCGAGCTGAATTTTCTATATTGGAAGGAGAAAATTATCCAACTATTCCGGAATTAAAATCAAATGTTCTTTTAAAAATAGTAGGGAATCATTTTGTGCAACTTTTAGATAAAGCCAAATTTGCAGCTTCTCAAAGTACGGATAATATACAGATAAATTGTGTAAGAGCTGTATTTAAAAAAGATGAATTAAATCTTGTTTCTACTGATTCATATAGGCTTCTATTTTTAAAAGAAAGAGTCGAATGTGAAGAGAGTAGAGAGATATCAATTCCTATGGAGAGTGTAAATACGTTATGTAAGCTATTGAAAGATTGTTATGAAGAAATTAATATAGGATATAATGGAGAAAAATTAATTATTACTTGGAAAAACTCTTATTTTTCAAGTAAGACTATAGGGCTTCAGTATCCAGATTTTAAAACTATTCTTAGAATTTCAGCTTTTGAAAAGAGAATGGAATTTAATAGAGATGAGCTAAGAAGTGCTATAAAAAGAGTTATTACAGTAGCTAAAACTAGTTTGGATGCTAAATTTGGAGCAATTTTTACTTTTGCAGGAAAGATGATGCTTATAAATGCTGTTTCTGGAAAAGCTAAAATAAATCAAAAGGTTAATATGCTAAAAGATGGAGAGGATTTTAAAGCTTCTTTAAATTGTAAATTTTTGTCTGAATACATAGATAATATTTCGGGCAATGTCATTATCAGCGGAAATAATGCGTCTTCTATGTTTGAAATAAAAGAAGCTGAAAATGATGATTATATATATATACTTATGCCGTTAGCACTTAGAGACTAA
- a CDS encoding MogA/MoaB family molybdenum cofactor biosynthesis protein has protein sequence MFKVAIVCMSDKGAEGKREDISTQIIEKIMLENNYLIEKKILIPDDFQIIKDTLLEICENNEADLILTTGGTGFSKRDITPEATEEVIEKRVPGIPEAIRSYSLNITKRAMLSRATAGIRKNTLIINMPGSPKAVEEALSYIIPELKHGLEIMIGSATDCART, from the coding sequence ATGTTTAAAGTTGCAATTGTATGTATGAGTGATAAAGGTGCAGAAGGAAAGAGAGAAGATATTTCTACACAGATTATTGAAAAAATAATGTTAGAAAATAATTATTTGATAGAAAAAAAGATATTAATTCCAGATGACTTTCAAATAATTAAAGATACTTTACTAGAGATATGTGAAAATAATGAAGCAGATTTAATCTTGACTACAGGTGGAACTGGATTTTCAAAAAGAGATATAACACCAGAAGCTACTGAAGAAGTTATAGAAAAAAGGGTTCCAGGTATCCCTGAAGCTATTAGAAGTTATTCTTTAAACATTACAAAAAGAGCTATGCTATCTAGAGCTACAGCTGGAATTAGAAAAAATACTCTCATAATTAATATGCCTGGAAGTCCTAAAGCAGTAGAGGAAGCCTTATCTTATATTATCCCTGAATTAAAACATGGACTTGAAATAATGATTGGTTCTGCTACTGATTGTGCTAGAACATAA
- the modA gene encoding molybdate ABC transporter substrate-binding protein: MKKGLVLVVIFMFFLSTMGFARVEKKEVIISAAASLKEVMEELKEKFESNNKNIKIELNFGGSGALKNQILAGAPVDLVFFASQKDLKDLDERGFIDENYKSDILKNKLVVAGRLEIDSMKKLLNNTVAIGIPETVPAGKYSKEAFTNSGLWDKIQNNLIYAKDVRSAAQYVDLYEVDYAVIYKTDAKVLKNSEIVYVIPENLYTPITYSYGIIKDKKTEDTIKFYEFLKSSIARKVYEKYGFEMVN; this comes from the coding sequence ATGAAGAAAGGTTTGGTATTAGTAGTAATCTTTATGTTTTTTTTATCTACTATGGGATTTGCTAGGGTAGAAAAAAAAGAGGTAATAATTAGTGCAGCTGCGAGTTTAAAAGAAGTAATGGAAGAATTAAAAGAAAAGTTTGAGAGTAATAATAAAAATATAAAAATAGAATTAAATTTTGGCGGTTCTGGTGCTTTGAAAAATCAAATTTTAGCTGGAGCACCAGTAGATTTAGTTTTTTTTGCTTCTCAAAAAGATTTAAAAGATTTAGATGAAAGAGGATTTATAGATGAAAATTACAAAAGTGATATTCTGAAAAATAAATTAGTAGTAGCTGGAAGGCTAGAAATAGACTCCATGAAAAAATTATTGAATAATACTGTTGCTATAGGAATACCTGAAACTGTTCCAGCTGGTAAATATTCAAAGGAAGCTTTTACAAATAGTGGACTTTGGGATAAAATTCAAAATAATTTAATATATGCCAAAGATGTAAGAAGTGCAGCTCAATATGTTGACTTATATGAAGTAGATTATGCAGTTATATATAAAACTGATGCTAAAGTTTTAAAAAATAGTGAGATAGTATATGTTATTCCTGAAAATTTATATACTCCTATCACATATAGTTATGGAATTATAAAAGATAAAAAGACTGAAGATACAATAAAATTTTATGAATTTTTAAAATCTAGCATAGCTAGAAAAGTATATGAAAAATATGGTTTTGAAATGGTAAATTAA
- the modB gene encoding molybdate ABC transporter permease subunit codes for MMNLNIGIIFLTLRIAIISTILVSISSIILVYLLNKVNLKLKIGLEMFINLPIFLSPSVLGYILILILGRRGIIGRYLYEYFNISILFSWWAGIITAFIVSLPLMYNSIKTGIASLNPVYFEAGKEVGASEVQILRLITLPLIKRNILAGMVLSFGRAIGEFGATLMLAGNIPGRTQTISMVIYSASESGDTGTANFFLVIILGISFFVMLVYNYLFRKERENI; via the coding sequence ATGATGAATTTGAATATAGGGATAATATTTTTAACTTTAAGGATAGCAATAATTTCAACTATTTTAGTATCAATAAGTTCTATTATTTTAGTTTATTTATTAAATAAAGTTAATTTAAAATTGAAAATTGGACTTGAAATGTTTATAAATCTACCTATTTTTCTTTCACCAAGTGTATTAGGATATATACTTATTTTAATTTTAGGAAGGCGAGGAATAATAGGGAGATATCTTTATGAATATTTTAATATTTCGATTTTATTCTCTTGGTGGGCAGGAATAATTACAGCTTTTATAGTTTCTTTGCCACTTATGTATAATAGTATAAAGACAGGAATAGCTTCACTTAATCCAGTGTATTTTGAAGCTGGAAAAGAAGTAGGAGCTAGTGAAGTTCAAATTTTGAGATTGATCACTCTTCCACTCATAAAAAGAAACATTTTAGCAGGAATGGTATTATCATTTGGAAGAGCTATAGGAGAGTTTGGTGCAACACTTATGTTAGCTGGAAATATTCCAGGGAGAACTCAAACAATATCTATGGTTATATATTCAGCTTCTGAAAGTGGAGATACAGGTACTGCTAACTTTTTTTTAGTAATTATTTTAGGAATAAGTTTTTTTGTAATGTTAGTTTATAATTATTTATTTAGAAAAGAAAGGGAGAATATATGA
- a CDS encoding molybdopterin-binding protein: MKKIKTVEAVGYVLQHDITQILPGEFKGRIFKKGHVILEEDIPKLLNLGKDHIYVFELGEKGVHENDAALILGKLGKGKNVFTDVEIKEGKINFRADCDGILKVNTEQLLELNMLGEISFATLPNNYSVKKGELIAGARVIPLVISKEKMDMARSLIKTPILKVVPYRSYKVGIITTGNEIFYGRIKDKFGEIIKNKLSEYKCEVIGQSLCPDDKEIIKSSAKKLLNEGADMLIFTGGMSVDPDDLTPSSIIEMGGELVTYGAPVLPGSMFLLSYLGDIPMMGLPGCVMFSKRTIFDIILSRVMTGEILKKRDIMLYGNGGLCQDCEICHYPNCSFGKQG; encoded by the coding sequence ATGAAAAAGATAAAAACAGTAGAGGCTGTAGGGTATGTACTTCAACATGATATTACTCAGATTCTTCCAGGAGAATTTAAAGGAAGAATTTTTAAGAAGGGCCATGTAATACTAGAAGAGGATATTCCGAAACTTTTGAACTTAGGAAAAGATCATATATATGTTTTTGAATTAGGGGAAAAAGGAGTACATGAAAATGATGCAGCTCTTATACTTGGAAAATTAGGAAAAGGAAAAAATGTTTTTACAGATGTTGAAATAAAAGAAGGAAAGATAAATTTTAGAGCTGATTGTGATGGGATTTTAAAAGTGAATACAGAACAATTATTGGAATTAAATATGTTAGGTGAAATTTCCTTTGCTACATTGCCTAATAATTATTCTGTAAAAAAAGGAGAATTAATAGCTGGAGCAAGAGTAATTCCGTTGGTTATATCGAAAGAAAAGATGGATATGGCACGTTCTTTAATTAAAACTCCAATTCTAAAGGTAGTTCCTTATAGAAGTTATAAAGTTGGTATTATAACTACTGGAAATGAGATTTTTTATGGACGAATAAAGGATAAATTTGGAGAAATAATAAAAAATAAGCTTTCAGAATATAAATGTGAAGTAATAGGACAGAGTTTGTGTCCTGATGATAAAGAAATTATAAAGTCTAGTGCTAAAAAATTATTAAATGAAGGAGCAGATATGTTAATATTTACAGGAGGAATGTCAGTAGATCCAGATGATTTAACACCTAGCTCTATTATAGAGATGGGAGGAGAGTTAGTAACTTATGGGGCACCTGTTTTACCTGGTTCAATGTTTTTGTTGTCATATTTAGGAGATATTCCTATGATGGGACTTCCAGGATGCGTAATGTTTTCTAAAAGGACTATATTTGATATAATTCTTTCTAGAGTAATGACTGGAGAAATACTTAAAAAAAGAGATATTATGTTATATGGAAATGGTGGTTTATGTCAAGATTGTGAAATATGTCATTATCCAAATTGTTCTTTTGGGAAGCAGGGATAG
- the moaC gene encoding cyclic pyranopterin monophosphate synthase MoaC, producing the protein MKFTHFNEKGRAKMVDVSEKNETKRRAIARGYIKMNPETIKLIVDRKMKKGDVLSVAQIGGICGAKKTWDLIPMCHNIFLTGVDISFEFEYDKILIEAVVKTVGKTGVEMEALTAVSISALTIYDMCKAVDKNMIIGDIEVIEKIGGKSDFRVLE; encoded by the coding sequence ATGAAGTTTACACATTTTAATGAAAAAGGTAGAGCTAAGATGGTTGATGTAAGTGAAAAAAATGAAACTAAAAGAAGAGCAATAGCAAGAGGATATATTAAAATGAATCCTGAAACTATAAAGTTGATAGTTGATAGAAAAATGAAAAAGGGAGATGTACTTTCAGTAGCTCAAATAGGAGGAATATGTGGAGCTAAGAAAACTTGGGATTTAATACCTATGTGTCATAATATTTTCCTTACAGGAGTAGATATTTCATTTGAGTTTGAATATGATAAAATTTTGATAGAAGCAGTGGTTAAAACGGTAGGAAAGACAGGAGTTGAGATGGAAGCATTAACAGCTGTATCTATATCAGCTCTTACTATATATGATATGTGTAAGGCAGTAGATAAAAATATGATAATAGGAGATATAGAAGTGATAGAGAAAATAGGTGGGAAATCTGATTTTAGAGTTTTAGAATAA
- a CDS encoding glutathione ABC transporter substrate-binding protein, with translation MRKKLYSILAVLLSMFMFVSCNGNKETAKKGGIKDTLVVANGADAKSLDPHATNDAPSSRVTVQIYDRLVEQDDNMNIVPSLAESWEQPDGMTTIFHLKKGIKFHNGDELKASDVKFSLDRMKASPQVSHIIGTVDKIEVVDDYTVKVITSEPFGALLNHLTHPTAAIMSEKAVKAAGDSYGQNPVGTGPYKFVSWQSGDKITLEANPDYFLGVTPIKNVVFRPVTEASNRTIGIETGELDLAYDIEGLDREKLRTDDSIVFLEEPSFGIDYIGFNTKKAPFNNVKVRQAIATTINADDFITAVYKGSGEKANSLIGPKVFGYTTEAKAWEYNVEKAKQLLAEAGYPNGFKAKIWINENIERRDIAIILQAQLKEIGIDLAVETLEWGAYLDGTARGDHELFMLGWVTVTGDADYGLFPLLHSSSFGGAGNRAFYDNPTVDELLSKARVSVNQEERKELYKDVQIIAQEEVPYYVTAYKSQNAALQKNIENFKLKPAGHHRLYGVKFKSN, from the coding sequence ATGAGAAAAAAGCTTTACTCAATATTGGCGGTTCTATTGTCAATGTTTATGTTTGTTTCTTGTAATGGAAATAAAGAAACAGCTAAAAAAGGTGGAATAAAAGACACATTAGTAGTAGCAAATGGAGCTGATGCAAAATCATTAGACCCACATGCAACTAATGACGCACCAAGTTCAAGAGTAACAGTACAAATCTATGATAGACTTGTAGAGCAGGATGACAATATGAATATAGTGCCAAGTCTTGCTGAGTCTTGGGAGCAGCCAGATGGAATGACTACTATATTTCATTTAAAAAAGGGAATTAAATTTCATAATGGAGATGAGTTAAAAGCTTCAGACGTAAAATTCTCTTTAGATAGAATGAAGGCATCACCTCAAGTATCTCATATCATAGGAACTGTGGATAAAATAGAAGTAGTAGATGATTATACAGTAAAAGTGATAACAAGTGAGCCTTTTGGAGCTCTATTAAACCATTTAACTCACCCAACAGCAGCTATAATGAGTGAGAAAGCTGTAAAAGCAGCAGGAGATTCTTACGGACAAAATCCAGTAGGAACTGGACCTTATAAGTTTGTGTCTTGGCAATCAGGAGATAAAATTACTCTAGAAGCTAATCCTGATTACTTTCTAGGAGTAACTCCTATAAAAAATGTAGTATTCAGACCAGTTACTGAAGCATCTAATAGAACTATTGGAATAGAAACTGGGGAATTAGATTTAGCTTATGATATAGAAGGATTAGATAGAGAAAAATTAAGAACAGATGATTCAATCGTATTCTTAGAGGAACCATCTTTTGGAATAGACTATATTGGATTTAATACGAAAAAAGCTCCTTTTAATAATGTAAAAGTGCGACAAGCTATAGCCACAACTATTAATGCAGATGATTTTATAACAGCTGTATATAAAGGCTCTGGAGAGAAAGCAAATTCATTAATAGGTCCAAAAGTATTTGGATACACTACTGAGGCTAAAGCATGGGAGTATAATGTAGAAAAAGCTAAACAATTATTAGCTGAAGCAGGATATCCAAATGGATTTAAAGCAAAAATATGGATAAATGAAAATATTGAAAGAAGAGATATAGCTATAATTCTTCAAGCCCAATTAAAGGAGATTGGAATAGACTTAGCTGTTGAGACTCTTGAATGGGGGGCATATTTAGATGGAACAGCTAGAGGAGATCATGAATTATTTATGTTAGGATGGGTAACTGTAACTGGAGATGCTGATTATGGATTATTTCCATTACTTCATTCTTCAAGTTTTGGGGGAGCTGGAAATAGAGCATTTTATGATAATCCAACAGTTGATGAATTATTATCAAAGGCTAGAGTATCTGTAAATCAAGAAGAAAGAAAAGAGCTATATAAAGATGTTCAAATTATAGCTCAAGAAGAAGTTCCATATTATGTAACGGCATACAAATCACAGAATGCAGCGTTACAAAAAAATATAGAAAACTTCAAACTTAAACCAGCAGGACATCACAGACTTTATGGAGTAAAATTTAAATCAAATTAG